In Macadamia integrifolia cultivar HAES 741 chromosome 1, SCU_Mint_v3, whole genome shotgun sequence, a single window of DNA contains:
- the LOC122091914 gene encoding acyl-CoA-binding protein, producing MGLKEEFEESAEKAKTLPESTTNENKLILYGLFKQATVGPVNTSRPGMFSMKERAKWDAWKAVEGKSKDEAMNDYITKVKQLQEEAAASA from the exons ATGGGTTTGAAG GAAGAGTTTGAAGAGTCTGCTGAGAAAGCAAAGACTCTGCCTGAGAGCACAACTAATGAGAACAAGCTGATTCTCTATGGGCTTTTCAAGCAAGCAACTGTTGGACCAGTGAACACCA GCCGACCTGGGATGTTCAGTATGAAGGAGAGGGCAAAGTGGGATGCATGGAAGGCAGTGGAAG GAAAATCGAAGGATGAAGCCATGAATGATTACATCACCAAGGTGAAGCAGTTGCAAGAAGAAGCAGCTGCCTCTGCTTGA